From a region of the Mytilus galloprovincialis chromosome 3, xbMytGall1.hap1.1, whole genome shotgun sequence genome:
- the LOC143066763 gene encoding uncharacterized protein LOC143066763: protein MPAIRNPIPKPRESMHTLGNPDIRSSLTSVSLRAMAAPYMSPFPNIPLPTGSSSSTASLPSTVLQYPTALYPFQNTASNELKQLTLAQYHNFATPPGFPTDLSKVKSPFINRNYLELAMLVCNTFRGKLFPCPHCRYVTDRRNNLKRHISTMHQACEKVLECCGVNFTTKASLREHIMIFHHNGYSCAFCGRRFCRKALLKRHLSVHSGQKDYSCPHCDYATSHKSNLERHKRIHERLRGDDEDGENSQSYIDVEHINDNLSESEDNDNTRKTPEPLSLTKDDIIDEHSTRGPRADFHQRVTTNIREDCIDVNI, encoded by the coding sequence ATGCCTGCAATTCGAAATCCAATCCCTAAACCACGAGAAAGTATGCATACGCTCGGAAATCCTGACATACGATCTAGTTTAACTAGTGTTTCCCTCAGAGCAATGGCAGCACCGTATATGTCACCATTCCCAAATATACCTCTTCCTACCGGATCTTCTTCTAGTACGGCATCCTTACCATCTACAGTCCTTCAGTATCCAACTGCATTGTATCCATTTCAAAATACAGCATCAAACGAACTAAAGCAACTGACACTTGCCCAATATCACAATTTCGCAACTCCGCCTGGCTTTCCAACAGATTTGTCCAAAGTGAAATCTCCATTTATTAACAGAAATTATTTAGAGTTGGCTATGTTGGTATGCAATACATTTCGGGGAAAGTTGTTTCCGTGTCCACATTGTCGATACGTCACAGACCGAAGAAACAATTTGAAGAGACATATATCAACTATGCACCAGGCTTGTGAAAAAGTTTTAGAATGCTGTGGTGTCAACTTTACGACAAAAGCATCATTAAGAGAACATATAATGATCTTCCATCACAACGGGTATTCATGTGCGTTTTGCGGACGACGTTTTTGTCGAAAAGCGTTGTTGAAAAGGCATTTATCTGTACACAGTGGTCAAAAAGACTACTCTTGCCCGCACTGTGATTATGCAACAAGTCACAAAAGTAATCTGGAAAGGCACAAGCGCATTCATGAACGTCTCCGAGGCGATGACGAGGATGGTGAAAATAGTCAATCTTATATTGATGTTGAGCACATTAATGACAATTTATCGGAATCGGAAGACAATGATAACACCCGAAAGACCCCTGAACCCCTTTCCCTCACAAAAGATGATATAATTGATGAACATTCGACTCGAGGACCACGAGCTGATTTCCACCAGAGGGTTACAACTAACATTCGTGAAGATTGCATTGATGTAAACATTTAA